From the Lathyrus oleraceus cultivar Zhongwan6 chromosome 3, CAAS_Psat_ZW6_1.0, whole genome shotgun sequence genome, the window CTCAAAGCAATAGTAAGGCACACGGCACGAGAAATTCTGCGAACTTCCTTAGAGTTTGAACCAGTTTCAATGATTGATGCTATTTCCTTGAAATGATGCAATGTAGAAGGAATAGCTGCGGAAACAGAGTGAGAAGGTGTAGGGTGAGCACCAAAAGCTGAAATCATATTTGAAGGGCTCATTGTCTGTGATGGAAAATGGGGAGTTCTACCAAGGTGTTGTTTGAAGAATCAACTTTTCTTTCTCAAGCACCTCTGCTGATGCATCAGCAAGGACTGAAGGCCAAATAGTTGGCTTAGGCCAAGGTAGCAAGCTGAGGGAAGCACTGTTGACAGGACTTCTTTCTATATCAGTACCATACCCAATTAAATACGCTAGCCTCATGAACTTAACTCTGGCTAAAGAATATAGGTCACCAAGAAGACAAAAGAACTCCTTCTCTGCATCAGGCGCCACAAGTACATCACTACAGTTGGAAGTGGTTGCTTCAATTAAAGCCAAGCAAGTAGTTATCACCCAGACTTCATGCATACAAAAAGGAAGAATACGCTCGTTCAATGCCAAGGATTTTGAGAAGCTTAATATGAACGAATAACCTCGTGATGCTACCTCAATAGGTCGATTTAGCTTGAATAAGAGCTTTGATTGATAGGCAAACAGATACTGTCTGAACTCGAACTCCCTAAATGAATCCTCTTGGACAATCTGCGTTAATGCTTTGTTTCCTGGATTAACAATTGTTGCCTGATCATCCCCATGGTCTGCCCCACCAAATTCTCTTTTCTTTCCAGTCATGTTAACTGTTTCAAGATAGCAGAGTTCTAGTTCATCATATTCCCGTAAGGCATCTTCATGAAGATGCGCCATTTCAAACATAAAAGCCAAACTTTCCTTCAAAATGAAAAAATTACAGAAGTTCCAGACTGGCATGAGACGCTGTTCACTGAGCTTCCGTATCTCATCTTCATAAAATTGTACACGCCTATCCAGTGTATTTCTGATGCATTCCATTATTTTTGATTCTAGATCTTCCCAAAAATTAGCTTCAGGGAAATGCATATCATATTTGCAGCATCTTTCTCTTTTTCTGGAGCTAAAATCAACTTCAAGTTTAGCATATACTTTCTTTTCCATTTTGTTTGCCTGGTCATTAGCTAGACGAGCTTTAGATACAAATACAATAAACCATTCCCTTTCATCATTCTGGACAATTAGTTTCAAGCGTGGTTTAAGGATGGTTTTAAACTCATCAAGATCCTCACAGGTAACAAGCACGACAGTTGCATACGACTCTCGAAACCAGAACAACAACTGCTCCTGAGGGAACCGGCTACGAAGCCTTGAATCTGTAGTTAATATGAACTCCGCCGACAACTTCTCAACCAATACAGGGTTCCTCGCCTTGTTATTCAAACCCGCTCTCTTGAACGACAACCGCGCTTCAAAAGCAGGCTTGACAGTTGGCCACAAATCACTCACATCCTCCACTGAAATGACGAGGCGATTGGTAGAGTTCTTGATGGTTTGGAACTGGGCGAGGAAGTTGGCCATGTTGGATCTGTAGAATGTTTAGCAGAGATCcatggaatgagaatcagagagAGAAGGGAAGTGCAGTTGTCTTTATCAGATAGCTCTACAGATACATAAGCAACACTGCTACTGGCTGGTGGTTTCTCCTGAGCACAAGTACGAGATTGTGAAATGCTTGCAGGCTAGGAAACATATTTGTGGAATAACCGGTGATGGAGTGAACGATAAGCCTGATCTTAAGAAGGCTGACATTGGTAGTTGTTGCAGATGCTACTGATGCAGCTTGAAGTGCATCAGATATTATTTGAACCGAACCTGGCCTTAGGGTTATCATAAGTGTTGTTTTTTTCAAAGAGTAAAGAATTATGTGACTTATGCAGTCTCAATTACACTTTGTATTGTGCTTGGTTTCATGTTGCTGGCTCTGATACGAAAGTTCGACTTTCCGCCCCTTATGGTACTTATTATTATCATGCTGAATGATGGTACCATTATCCACTACCAAACAGTGGGAAACTGAAGGAAACATTTGCTAACGATGTTGTGTTAGGCCATTACATAGCATCATAGCGGTTACGACGGGACCAAAACATTCAACCTGCAATATACGTGAGAAGATAACATCCACCTGCAAAAGCCAATCTTAGTCTGTAGCCTAGCCAACACAATCCATTTCCATCCAACAAGCAGGTCATGTGTTAACACCATATAACagaactggaaacttgatattaAATATTGAATTATCCTGCAGTCATCAAACTCTGTTGTCACAAACGAGCTCGGCAGTGCCGCATGCAGCCTAAAGAATCATAATCTATGTTCTGCTTTTGCTTCTGATTACTATCAAGAGAAGTAACTCCATTAGAAGAGGCTCCAAACTGCTGATTTATATCTCCATATTTCTCAGGAGGAGTATAAAGATGAACAAAATTGCCAATTTTTTGCTTTCCTGCTGATGATGACTTTGGAAGCTTCTTCTTTTCTTCGGGCACCAATGCATCTTTATGACCGGATTTTGTGTCTGATTCACTGAACATTGATAGTGAAGCAGCGATACCGTTAACATCCACATCCATTTGAGATCTTATCTTCTTATTATCGTGGGATGACTTTCTGTTCGAACCATTGATCGGAAGAACTTCAATATTTTCCTTGGAGGAATCCATATTGTATCCTGATATGTTTTTTAATGGACTCACGTCTGCACAATGAAGCTTTAAGTCAGACATTAATGCATCATCGGAACCTTCAGCGCCATGCGAAGAAGAAAACCAGTAGAACTCCTCTTCATTATTGAGACTCTCCATTCCAAAAGTTAAATCACAACTTAACATCCTGTCAACATCTTCTAAGTTTCCTATATCCAACCACCCATCATTATCAAGAAAGCTGAGTTCATTATCAGCTTGAGATGTGTGGTTTTTTGAATGTTGACACGCACTATCATCTTCCACCACACACTTGTTTTCTGAGACGGTATCATCTACACAAAACTCGCTGCCACCAGAATCTATATTGTTGCTCTTGAAAAATTGGTCAGACATGCCTGTATCATCCGAAGTTAGCCTTTTTTCTTCTTTGTATGAGTCACCGTCACACGAAGAAAATACACCTTCAGACCATGAATCCTTTTCTGGCATTCTTTCATTCTGGGTCATATTTTGCAAGTATAATTCCTCTTTACCCAGAGTACCGTAGCTACTAACACGATTGCTACTCCTTATACCACGTAATATGTGAAGTGATTTCTTACTGCCATCACCCTCTATTACAAACTGATTATTGTGTGGGCTACCAGAATGGGGGACTATGAGATCATCATTCTCAATCTCATCAAATCTATCCCACACATTATCTTCAAACATTTAATACGAATTGTATTCTATGCAATTCACATAAACAGTAGCATCAGCTACACCCACCACCAATCCACAATAAGTTTCTAACGGGAAGTCTTTCTGGTGTCTTATTTAATAGCTACCAAGTCACTTCTGCATCCGTAGCACTTAGTGAATATAAGGCTCCATTTGGCTCAATAAGTCATAACCTAGTTTAAAGTATCTCAGATGAGCATCCATTATTGCACTTATTGACTCCAAGAACTCGTACTTCTTTTTCACTTCAATATTCATGAGAGAGTGTACTAGATTGAAGTGGCTTTTCTCAAATGATGACTTTGAATTTTGTAGACCCTCTTCTAATTCAGCAACAATATCTTCAGGAGTATTCTTCTTCAAAGAAACAAACTTTTCTCGTGACTGATCATACAATTGCATAGATTTGTCAAAACGACGACGAGATTcctttgcattttgcatatcaaTATTTATAAACTCTGACAACCAGTCAATCAATACACACTCTACCCGTGAGCGAAGAAGCTCTTTAAAAGTAGCTAATTCACGTAGTGCAGTGATAAACTTAGATATGATGGGTCCTCCAACTGATACACTAACAGGGCCGTCGTAGCCACCTCCAAATGCTTCTAATGAATCAGCAAAGGCATTTTCTCCATTATGTTCCTTTTCCTTAAATCAATCATTTCCCAAATGCAGTCATGGAGCCTCTTACTCAATTCTTACCCAAAGCAAATAAACTCAAAGATGTGTAAAACACGTTGCTATACCTCCTTTTACACAACTTGATCCATCACATGTTTATGGGTGTAAGCTCTTCAATGCAGCTTGACCGGTTATTACACCAAAGCAATAACTGATTTTATCACATGATAAAGGATTCCATGTCTTGCTTGACCAAGGGAAAATAATCACTCTATCTCAAGACAAACGTCGAGGCCCAAAGGTTTATGGAATACCAGGTGATGACAAGTCTAAACGAAACAAGTTGGTGGATAGATTCATGAACAGATGAAATGATCATGAGgagaaaaaaaaatgaatgatcGATGGGAAAAAATTTCggggccaaaatcggggtatgacacttggtcaaggttgatttgactttgttggattaaaatgattggatttaggggattgatgaaatgtacatttcatctcccaaaatgaatgaatgattttaatttgataaaagtcctcccatgaccaatttttgtttgtctcatttcccctccctcttcatcttcaatccccttttgtcccatccatttcattgacctatgatatctctatatcctaaggttaattggttcataaaccaatacaagtatggatcAGATTAGGTCccccttttgccattttcttttaagtgtggtatgttttaagagtatggttcattataccatatctctaacatgcattaacactaaaatttctattgcccgacctcagatagttgtgacttctacataagtccaattacgcttgcttaacatagcaccaaattttgacccaaaagcatagcaaTCTAGgaagtgagattgtaagtctccccccttttcatggtattgtgtggaaacttggccttttttacttcctttggaagatgtcttggttcaaggatccatgcttgtgaatagagggttgagtgttctccaaagaatgacttagacaattgaaaagcaaaacaatactaacttctaatcaactaacatttgactaacttttaatttaaagttatttactttatgcactttaaattcaagtcatttatcatttgccattattcataccatttaatttgtttattttaatgtcattttcactttgctcacttgagccatatattatgattgtatatacttgtttgtgtattttgtttgtgtttgtggtcttttgaccttaatgtacataataacaacaaaaactcttaAAAAATGTGTGTGTGGACTCTTGGATTTGATgtgagacttggacttagaattaggcaacattccctatgcaaaaggacttggccaatgccaacttttctgaagccagtcattgtgaattgaacttccatctgatgcaagtgttgagatctatttgagttcatatgctacatagtcttgatgaagatgttactttgaacctgtgtctaatgccttattctgagccattcaaggagtatgtcatctgatgcatgggagcttaagaagaagacaatgaagttgctagcttggatgtggctatctttatttgatgccttgctcttcatattgctatgtgtgtattgatattgcttgattttaaagtccaagggaaagtgggtttttatatgacattcttgtatattggattgcatcccactggtcagatcttttcaacccttaacttttaaattttttcttaggattggtctcttcatctcctcccacttcttaaatttcaaatatctcccctctttcaaaatcttctttgcttgtgatttctaaactttgactttattgcaaattagaaactttggccttatgccattgtatttttaaactctttttcttaatcaaatttgtaaatgaatctaaccatattggcttcaaatttcaaaagacaaaaagaactaacactcattcaaaacttttttaggccttttgtgcctcttctaaacttaaacttttgttaaaagcaatcaactcactttgaaattgttaccacgaactacgaggttttgatccctcatttttatgttggtacataggcacaagtccgaaggtcttgtcaaacacaaaaatataattaatgaattcttttatcaaCCCCAAACTCTATTTATTGAAAACATctttttataccaaaacacatgtacacataaaaaagggctccctgggagtacctaggacactttgggtgctaaccccttccctctgtgtaaccaacccccttacctgtaatctctggaattttattaattttgatttgaaaacttcttatctttgggttttgttcgtacttttctcttttcctttggaaacaataaaa encodes:
- the LOC127131017 gene encoding ADP-ribosylation factor GTPase-activating protein AGD2, translated to MDQEKEHNGENAFADSLEAFGGGYDGPVSVSVGGPIISKFITALRELATFKELLRSRVECVLIDWLSEFINIDMQNAKESRRRFDKSMQLYDQSREKFVSLKKNTPEDIVAELEEGLQNSKSSFEKSHFNLVHSLMNIEVKKKYEFLESISAIMDAHLRYFKLGYDLLSQMEPYIH
- the LOC127131015 gene encoding trafficking protein particle complex II-specific subunit 130 homolog, with product MANFLAQFQTIKNSTNRLVISVEDVSDLWPTVKPAFEARLSFKRAGLNNKARNPVLVEKLSAEFILTTDSRLRSRFPQEQLLFWFRESYATVVLVTCEDLDEFKTILKPRLKLIVQNDEREWFIVFVSKARLANDQANKMEKKVYAKLEVDFSSRKRERCCKYDMHFPEANFWEDLESKIMECIRNTLDRRVQFYEDEIRKLSEQRLMPVWNFCNFFILKESLAFMFEMAHLHEDALREYDELELCYLETVNMTGKKREFGGADHGDDQATIVNPGNKALTQIVQEDSFREFEFRQYLFAYQSKLLFKLNRPIEVASRGYSFILSFSKSLALNERILPFCMHEVWVITTCLALIEATTSNCSDVLVAPDAEKEFFCLLGDLYSLARVKFMRLAYLIGYGTDIERSPVNSASLSLLPWPKPTIWPSVLADASAEVLEKEKLILQTTPW
- the LOC127131016 gene encoding protein LNK1-like, translating into MFEDNVWDRFDEIENDDLIVPHSGSPHNNQFVIEGDGSKKSLHILRGIRSSNRVSSYGTLGKEELYLQNMTQNERMPEKDSWSEGVFSSCDGDSYKEEKRLTSDDTGMSDQFFKSNNIDSGGSEFCVDDTVSENKCVVEDDSACQHSKNHTSQADNELSFLDNDGWLDIGNLEDVDRMLSCDLTFGMESLNNEEEFYWFSSSHGAEGSDDALMSDLKLHCADVSPLKNISGYNMDSSKENIEVLPINGSNRKSSHDNKKIRSQMDVDVNGIAASLSMFSESDTKSGHKDALVPEEKKKLPKSSSAGKQKIGNFVHLYTPPEKYGDINQQFGASSNGVTSLDSNQKQKQNIDYDSLGCMRHCRARL